The following proteins are encoded in a genomic region of Lujinxingia vulgaris:
- a CDS encoding deoxynucleoside kinase, whose protein sequence is MTTAPRHFIALAGNIGAGKSTAAKIIARHFGCELFHEPVVDNRFLRNYYGDMTRWSFTLQMEFLLRRVEHHGQIDRMRASCVQDRTLIEDPEIFAKYLHGLGHMTDNELDLYFDFFKRFNHSIRQPNKVILLHTPDTRVLLKRIAERGREEERGITSDFLRGLNGYYETFAQVARRKYGLDVLEIDVTSRDFRSGQERKRFLGEVAEFINRDLAPNEELPLSMESETD, encoded by the coding sequence ATGACCACTGCCCCCCGTCACTTCATCGCGCTGGCCGGAAACATCGGCGCCGGAAAGAGCACCGCCGCCAAGATCATCGCACGCCATTTTGGCTGTGAGCTCTTCCATGAGCCGGTCGTCGACAACCGCTTTCTGCGCAACTACTACGGCGACATGACCCGCTGGAGCTTCACGCTACAGATGGAGTTCTTGCTGCGCCGGGTTGAGCACCACGGCCAGATCGATCGCATGCGCGCCTCCTGCGTCCAGGACCGCACGCTGATCGAAGACCCCGAGATCTTTGCCAAATACCTGCACGGTCTGGGGCATATGACCGACAATGAGCTGGATCTCTACTTCGACTTCTTCAAGCGCTTCAACCACTCGATCCGCCAGCCCAACAAGGTCATCCTGCTGCACACCCCGGATACCCGCGTCTTGCTCAAACGTATCGCCGAGCGCGGTCGCGAAGAAGAACGCGGCATCACCAGCGACTTTTTGCGCGGCCTCAACGGCTACTACGAGACCTTCGCCCAGGTCGCGCGCCGCAAGTACGGCCTCGACGTGCTGGAGATCGATGTGACCAGCCGCGACTTTCGCAGCGGCCAGGAGCGCAAACGCTTCCTCGGCGAGGTCGCCGAGTTCATCAACCGCGACCTCGCTCCCAACGAAGAGCTCCCCCTCTCGATGGAATCGGAGACGGACTGA